Genomic window (Musa acuminata AAA Group cultivar baxijiao chromosome BXJ1-9, Cavendish_Baxijiao_AAA, whole genome shotgun sequence):
AACATAAATTGACTAACAGATGTAAGCATATATAATCTCTTCatgaaattatatttcattttAATATTTGATTATATGATCATTGCAAACTTAAGAttcatattaaatatgtacaaacCATTATACAAATAATATCCAAACGTTAATTGTTAGGAAATAATATCATAACAATTCtagattataaatataaatttctaaaattatagGAACATATCATGTATTCTTAAGATCCATCAAATGAATAGTCTCTAGACGTACGCGATAAGTACTAACTACTATTACTTTTACTTAAGATGATTCATTATAACGATGaatatttcattctttttttttatttccatgatacattaaatttttattattggtaatataCGTTGAACATTAGAATCAATCCATCTAGTATTAGAAAaggatatttataatatttgatttgaaacatacaaaAGTCAAAGTTATACCTTTTCTTTTCAAACAAAACCTCATAGTTCTTCttcttaatatttttcttttatgagtttatatggtatttataaactcaagtgatttaggcttcaactttcttttattgttatttattCATTTCCTCGAGTactattcaaaatataattagTCTTTCatactttaatcttaattcttttcAAATACATATATTAATAGGCTCATTTAAATTTTGCTTAtccttttattataataaattttaaataagtcaaactaagaaaaaataaaattaagaataaattggaCGTGCAATAATTCAACTATATTCGTGCTCAACGTTTTTTAGTTGAGGATACAATATTGAATTCCTTaaatattatcatattaaattttaattaattttttattaatatgttaGTCAATAACttatcaataaatttaaattgatattttaatatttttaatgtgtTACTTATAGACTATAataaagtctaaatattattaataattatcataaaactgAGCCGTTTAAATCTTTTTCGATCATTTGTCTTAATTATTTTTCATAGAACATTTAGTAATTAAGTTTATGATCGTTTCAACTAATCCGATCAAGGTCTAACACACCAAATCTAGGAAGTATCACTATAGTGAAATAACatgatattaattttaaaaatatagtaatattgatcaaaaaataataaaagaagtaTCACTATagtaaaataatatgatattaatgctttgagtttttaataaatattgaactattgatatcatctatatttcacatttgggtgaaatattgacatatctagtatttacattaaattatttatgaatgaCTAATATCATCCATATGGAATAATATTGTTACCTTTGAGTATATAACCTTAAGCTATAAGGATAtctaaaacaatatcatcctaCTTCATCATATAATTATTCAAATTAGATTTTTCtacctaaatctcataattatatgtgtcattcttaatattattttctttaatatcatttgagattagttctttaatataattttataagttattgatctAAGATACTTTGATGGCTACAaaaccaatataataatataaaatatagtttaaaatattttataagtaataaaatatttattataattcatatctcataaACCTATCATCTCATGTCACTTTGACAACTACCATTTAGATAGAACTTAGGgatatgagttacaaataatattcatcaagtttctttaatttaatttatattaaaataatttaataataattataattataataatgaTTAGACATTAATCAACATAAAGAAAAACttatatgataactataatcatgacgaaacataaatcatgattttatgtgaaaaataaatattatttcataatttcaaatatatacatgtgaataaccaaacaaatatttatgaacaataattaaattttgaattatcacatgtaaaattttatcaatatgacatatgaaataattataaaagaaatttataatttatatattttttaaaatttcgcaTGAAACCCTTATATCAACTAACCATATTTAATTAGATAGACCCAATATTGGGTTACCCAAATTGGGCTCATAGATTTGGGTCGACCATTCACTCAATTAagtttatcaaaattaaaattgatcaaaatttgatttttCTCGAATTCGATCAAAACTTGATTGATTGTATATAAATTCAGTCAAGCAATCAAAATGCAATAATAATCAAAttcgatcaaaatatttgattaagataaattaattaattttataattaagaacataagtcaaaattttcaattctaaagggtaaaactataatttttactTAGGATATATAAAGGGAATTTTCTAATTTCTAAAGGGTAAAATTGTTAAaaggatataaattaaaattaaataaatttacaagggtaaaactataaatttataaaaaaacctTAATGCCAGCCACCCTCGCAATTGCTGCCACTCGCGATGGGGTGGTTGTCGTCACATAGTCAATCGGTAACCTCGCTAGTTGTTGCGCCCTATCGCCATGTTCCTCATCGGTGGAACGTCTTCGCAGTGCATCCTTAATCGAGCATTGTCGACCGTGTGATTGTGCACATGCACCGATAGGCAACCTCCATGGTCGCTGCAATGTGTGACTATGCTTATGCATCCTATTGTGCAACCGTTGGGAATTGCTGCCTTCGATGTACAGTTGATGTCGATTGTGACTAACAAACACTATCGTGATGGTGCTGCTACAGTCGTTACATGTAATGGCATTATGTAGCTGCCATAACTGCCACAAGCGACAACGCTGCATAGCCATCACAACCGTCACAAGCAATGGCGCTACTACAATTGTCGCACTCAACAACACTACATAGCCATCGTAGGGCTGTCACACCCCATGATGCTTCCACTAGGTATGCAGCCATTGCTCACATTTGGGCTAGTTCCCATGAGAGGCTATTGCCTTCAATAATATTATCATCAACAGCAAGCTATCGATAATGATCCATCATTCAAGTATAAGGAACCTCACATCGCCCGTAAGTAGGCGATATGATATATTGGATAGAAAAACAAATCCATAATATAGACGAATTGTTCAAATCTTGTAAATCAAAACTGAATAACACATTTTTATGAGTGAAAAGTGCTAACAAAtatatctaaagtatttgattttacaAGCAtgtctctaataccaattatgagcataaaaatcatcattgtgctattgttatataaaaaaaattattgctaaaaTATGAAATCAGATAATAATAGATTAAATTTATGATACATACCTTTTGATATAATTCAGAAAGCATTTATCAAATATGTGATTGTACCATCATCAGATCCGAAAGCTATAGTGATGTTGATTTGTAAGGAGATGAAGACATAtcttctcctttctttttatCATGAACGATAGATTAGAGACTAAGGCGAAATAAGAaaagatctataatctctcaatgaTTGATTCATGTGACCAAAGAGAGATAAAAGAATATCTACAATCTTTCAATAATATCACATATCAACTTATCAACATATTTTGTGTATAGTCCCTAGAAAgtcttatctatttatagacgagaataaataatataaaataaataattaggagagtcccttCCATCAAATGTCATCTTCTAAAAAAATCAATTATAATTAGACTTTTCTTTCTATTGACttataatcataatcagaatccaatcatatccataatatatataATCTAACTAGATAAGGTCACAAAATCTAACACATGCTACCTATGCTACCCTCTTTAATGGGGTCATCGATTAGCTAGGGAGGAGGTTCGTCGTAGGAGGTAATAATACAATGAAGTTCATAGGGAAGGATGAGGGTAAAGGCATGCTCGAAGGCCTTAACGACCTTTAGAAGAAAGCAACAGAAAGGATAATCATAAGAGGTGAAGGCGACGACAGAAGTGAGAGTCTCGTGTCTCGTTGAAAGCAAAAGACGACCATGACAAGATCAagagtaattttaaaaaaatattctataagaataaaataaaaataaaatactttacatgaaaaaaaaataaaaaattaattttttttagtttgCCCATATAAAGTCGTAATGAAGGTAGAAATACTTTTGAGTTATAGCGCCAACTTCGCATGCCATCGCAACAAAAACAATTGTCAGCAACTCTGAACCCATGGGGAGTTAAGAAGGAGATGATTATACCTTTGACTCGACGACTTCTTAAAAGTCAGCACAAATCGCCAATATCTGCCCAACCATTTCCAAAAGCTGCGACCGCAAGAACTTTCAACCTCAACAAGTGATCATGGCCATGTTACTTCCAGCGTGGAAGAAGGCGCTTTCCCTCGGAAATGGGTCTATCTGCCTGATATTTCACTTCGTCGCTGATGGTTTCCCGTCCAAGTTGCAAATATAATATCAGGAACACGAAGCCGAAGACCCCATCGAAACCCCCGTCCCACGTTGTCCGGCATTAGGTAATGCCCGCCTGCCTTCCCATCCGTAGAGTTCCCACTTCTGTTCTCATAATGCTTCTCAACCTAAGAGTGATAATCTGGCAAGTCAAACAAAGCCACAAGTGGCGGGATACCTGAATTATCCAAGTAGATCTTGAAAAGTCAGCATCCCAGTCTTTATAAGGATGTAACTGAGGATTTGAGTTCCATCGCCACAAAGTTGACGCAGAGAAGATGACGAGCAACAGCACATCATGCAAAATCCTGTTGctcttggtggtggtggtgattacTGGCGAAGAACTTGGAGTCTTGGCCAAGGGTAGTCTGACATGCAAAAACCGGTGGAGTCCGTGCTTTCGCAGGCAGATTGTATGTCCGAAACAATGCCCGGACGTGAAGCCATCAGATCCGAACGCCAAAGCCTGCTTCTTGGACTGCTACTCCCCCAAATGTGAAGCTACCTGTCGAGGTGACGATACTGTGCCACAATAACACCATTTCTTCCACCAGACTGACCCTTTAGTCTCGGCTTTTACTGCAGGTCGAAAGCCCAAATGCAACGGCGTAGGATCCGGCTGCTACGACCCCCGTTTCATTGGTGGCGACGGTGTTGTCTTCTACTTCCATGGAAAGAAGAATGAGCACTTCAGCTTGATCTCCGATCGAACCCTCCAAATCAACGCCCGCTTCATCGGCCTCCGACCCGAGGGAAGAACCCGTGACTTCACATGGATACAAGCCCTCGGTATCATGCACGACTCCCATGCTCTCACCGTCGAGGCAACCAGAGCCGCCCGATGGACCGATGCCGTCGACCATCTTCGTTTCACGTACGATGGTAAGCCACTGGAGATCGCACAAGGCCATCTTTCCGCATGGAAGTCGTCCGAAGACAAGGTGGTGGTGGAGAGAACCGGAAGCAGGAACAGCGTTACCATTACAGTCGATGCAGTGGCGGAGGTATCTCTAAGCGTGGTTCCGGTCACCAAGGAGGACGACGAGATCCACAAGTATCAGATACCATCTGACAACTGCTTTGCGCACTTGGAGGTTCAATTCAGATTCTTTGGTCTGTCTCCCGAGGTGGAAGGAGTTCTTGGACGAACCTACCGCCCAGACTTCAAGAACACAGCGAAATGGGGCGTGGCGATGCCGGTGGTCGGCGGAGAAGACGAGTACAGGACTTCATCACTTGTTTCTCCAGATTGCAACCGGTGTCTTTTTTCTCCGGAGGCTGATAACTAAGCGGTGGCTCACTGTTACTCACAGTTGCAGGATTCGGTTAGGGCCATGTCCAATTTATGATGCACGCAATGTGTTTGTCACGAGGTCACTGATGAGACTTCATAAAAATGGTGGTGTTCAATCAATTGCAGTAAGATTAGAGGCGAATAACGAAGAATCTCACAAATATATGGCCCCGTGCATTTTACCTTATTCTCGTGCATTCTCTGTCACTTGAACCACAGCTaaacataatcataattttaatgCTTCTGCTAATGTGTCACTGAGCAAACTGTAAATTTTGATTGTTAAACTTGAAATatcaaatcatgttcttgacgaaACATTCTATTACATGAGCAAAAAACAATATCAAGAAACTCTATGCAATCTTTGTGCATACATTATCAAGAAATTAAGTTGTCATATTCTTCCATGCAATCTTAACAGCAAAACCTACCTTCTTGAGAGCAGAAAATTCTGATAGGAGCGTTGCTGTAATAGCATTTCCAGGACAACTAATGTGTACTCAATTCTGTCATCTTTAATTTCGCCCACATATTCTATCacgaatttaagaataaaaatggaTGTATGGCTAAGAAAAAGAACTGAAGAAAAAAGACAGCCAATGAAGCCGGACCATCTGAACAACTAGAGGATATGGATTATAAGCACACACTAGAACAGATCCACATAAGAAACAACTCAAATTCTCATTGAAACAAATATAAAGAAACTAAAACAGAGCATTCTTTTACCTGTTGGGCAATTAACTACCCCTACCGTAAGAATGATAACCTCCTCTATGATGAGGCTTTTTACCACGAAAAGATGTCCTCCCTCGACCAAGATTCCTAGGAGGACGTTGTGTTCTTGGTGCATTAGCTAGTGGCGGCCGCCCAAAGTTATGCTCATTGCTAGAAATTGGGGCACCCTGCATTTGCATATTTCCAGATGTTTCTTGTCCCAAATCACCACTCCACATTGACCCAGGAGGTGCCATAGAAGGCCTCATTAGCCCACCAAGCCAAGGTATGTTAGCAGGGGCTTGAATACTAGGAACGAACTGCTGTTGAAATGGCATTCCAGTTGGGAAACTATTAAAGAACTGGTTTTGATGCAGCTGATTGTAAGCTTGATTCACCAGCTGCTGGCCTGGCAGCATATTAACTGGAAATCCTCCTTGTAAGCCTATATGTTGTTGCTGCTGATGTGGCAATCCATTTAGCCAAAGTGCATTAAGTTGCTGCTGCAACTGCTGTGGTAGAAGACCCAACGAGCTACTCATTTGTGCTGCCAGTGGAATCACTGGTATTGTGGAAGGAGAACTAACACATGTATTTCCAGCTCCAAAAGAACCATAGTCACTGCAACCAAGATTACCAGCTATTACAGGTGGCTGAACAGGACCTGCAACACTGGTCAAAGGTCGGTCCACAACATCTGGTACATGATCAAATGCAGGGGGGATATCCTTGTGTATACTAGCACCtctgaattttcttttattaacAAATGATTCTTGATTTCCTTTTCGCCTATCATTATTCTCCCTCTTTGACAGGCGAAGAGATTTCTTATACTCGGTTTCCTTATCATCAGAgaattccacttcttcattgagcTCTTCGTCATTTTCACCTGATGCATCATATGCTTTCCTACAAAGCTCCTTATGGTTGATGATGCAAGTGGCAAACTCCACGACGAAAGATACAGCAGTACCCACACTGATCCCAGCAGGTACTTCCATGTCGGAATTATATCTCACAACATAGAAGGGAGTTTTTACTGGTCCAAATATTTCATCAACAAAACCTAAAGGCAATCTCATTTCTGTTATCCAAAGAATGGAACCCTCATTCAGAGGGTTGTGCTTCTCTGAACCCTCAACAATAACTTTGTTATCCAACATCTGATAAAAGACATGAGCAAGGAAACTAATATTCAGTCATGCTAGGAATCATGATAGACAATGTTCTCTACAGTAGCTTACTGCATCAACAAGAGCACGTAAAACTAGAACTTAAATGACAGCTGGCAAATAATGTCATGATATACATGGCCAGAAGTTATCAGGTCATGAGTGGGAAACAAAAGCACAAAGCAGAAAATCTTCCATATTGCCTTTAAAAACATGGCATAAATTCTCATGCTTGTTTTAGATCCAAGAAAAAGCCGCTACCAAGTTACTATTTCATGGACTTTAAGATTTTCTCTTGACAATGCTATCCATATTGCCTTTAAACGCATGACATAATTTCTCATGCTTGTATTAGAGCCAAGAAAACGCAGCTACCAAGTAGCTATTTCATGGACTTTAAGATTTTCTATTGACAATGCTATTTCATGGGCATTTAGGTTCTCTCCTGACAACAGGTCCGATTACATACCACAGAGAATCCTTCAGCAATTAACTGTTGATGAAAAGCTAC
Coding sequences:
- the LOC103997697 gene encoding uncharacterized protein LOC103997697, whose product is MTSNSTSCKILLLLVVVVITGEELGVLAKGSLTCKNRWSPCFRRQIVCPKQCPDVKPSDPNAKACFLDCYSPKCEATCRGRKPKCNGVGSGCYDPRFIGGDGVVFYFHGKKNEHFSLISDRTLQINARFIGLRPEGRTRDFTWIQALGIMHDSHALTVEATRAARWTDAVDHLRFTYDGKPLEIAQGHLSAWKSSEDKVVVERTGSRNSVTITVDAVAEVSLSVVPVTKEDDEIHKYQIPSDNCFAHLEVQFRFFGLSPEVEGVLGRTYRPDFKNTAKWGVAMPVVGGEDEYRTSSLVSPDCNRCLFSPEADN
- the LOC103997698 gene encoding H/ACA ribonucleoprotein complex non-core subunit NAF1, with amino-acid sequence MVRPWSPPLSHREEPPSPLNFDDLDSFLPDFDPVKEWLIDPDQFFMLGDEAKVPDPTGLDPNKVESAGPLDTDDFATKRSYPGAKEEILCSSIDERMQNVSLVEGSDGNANNVTVLEGAASEATAKIDAGEANVAMVSSGAGGSKERDVANGCTALTKANGANEAHAASGLVKDEESSGTESDGSEAEDDDTDRSDSSSSSSSEEEDDDDDDDDDDDESDSNSNRERGMDAEGEIEEGEIRDTDREEMFIGSEEEEEVVKGPIKSKNEVENLPPVPKIEVLLEPHHQTLPVGVISAMLDNKVIVEGSEKHNPLNEGSILWITEMRLPLGFVDEIFGPVKTPFYVVRYNSDMEVPAGISVGTAVSFVVEFATCIINHKELCRKAYDASGENDEELNEEVEFSDDKETEYKKSLRLSKRENNDRRKGNQESFVNKRKFRGASIHKDIPPAFDHVPDVVDRPLTSVAGPVQPPVIAGNLGCSDYGSFGAGNTCVSSPSTIPVIPLAAQMSSSLGLLPQQLQQQLNALWLNGLPHQQQQHIGLQGGFPVNMLPGQQLVNQAYNQLHQNQFFNSFPTGMPFQQQFVPSIQAPANIPWLGGLMRPSMAPPGSMWSGDLGQETSGNMQMQGAPISSNEHNFGRPPLANAPRTQRPPRNLGRGRTSFRGKKPHHRGGYHSYGRGS